The genome window GCTCATCTCAACATCTTCAATAtcttatgtttattttaagGAACTATAATAAATATCCTATAGAGTTGATCGTGTAGAGAGCAAAAGAGCACCTTAGAAGATGGAGGGAGCAATGGTGCCTGTGGTAGAGCCTTCCCCGATTCGGTTAATTGTCGTCTATCTCGAAGCTGAGTTGCAATATCTTCCATTATTTGCAACTCAACTTGTTCCCTTCCCTTGTTGCCCGCAGGGAAGTTGAGCTTCTCTCTTCCCAGTTGTACAATCTTTAGCCTTTCTCTGAGCCACCCAACTTCATTGTCAATCTTTAACCTTTCATAATCAAAAGCCGACTTCGATTTTCTATGCAAATATTTCGGTCGTGAAGGATGAATTGGTGGTAATCCTTCCAATCTCTCCGAACTGTTTCCTTTCCTGCCAGGCTCAATTTCTATCCCACCGATGGTTTGATTATCACATGTTTTAGGTGAGTTTGAGGAAACACCGATCAACTTCTTCTCGATTCTTTTTTCACCCTCTTTGTTCTTCACATTTGATGCGTTGTTAATGACATGAACATCGAGTACACGGAAATCAGAACCAGAATCTGATCTATGTAAACCTTTTCCGAGATTCTCCACTTTTTCGTTGTTGTATGGGAAAATCATCTTAGCCTCGGTTGTCTTCAGTGCCAAATGTTGGTGTGGATTGGTTTCGTTGCATTGCTCCTTATCTTCTACAATGGCATTAATCTCATCGTCACTTCTAAACATATGTGCATCACTATTTTCAATACTGGAACTCAAAAAGGTAGCAGCTTCATTGAGTTCGGTGACCGCTATCCCTTCCACAAAATCGATGTTAACTTTCGTCTTGTCCTTCTCTCTGAACAAGTCATTGACCTGCTGAACTCGCAGTAGCTCCCACTCACTTGACATCCCTGGTTCCTGCGTGGCTGCAGTATCATACATATCAGCATCCAGTTGCTCTTTCCCGTATAACATTTGCTTGTAAGATTCAGTTTCCTTCTCCAAGAAAtacttttccttttctctcCTTAATAAGATCTCTTTGAGAATGTTCATTTCTTCAGCATCATATGTGAATTTCGCCTCGATCATCCTCCGGTACTGCTTAGCTTCCATCTCAATGGCTGCCTTCTCTTCTTGCAAACGTAGTATCATCGCCATAGCCTCATCAGCAGCAGTGGCAGCAGCGTTTCTCTCTTTCTCGAGCTCAATGTAAAGAGCAGCACAAGTAGCGTGCTCTTCATCGAGAGCTTGTCCCAAGACTCTGCCGCCATCAAAATCTTGAGCCGATGCCGAGCGCTTGATAGCCATTGCTATTTCCTTTTCATCCACCGATTTATTCTCAGCAAAAGAGTCATAATCCATTTGTGAACCCTGAAAACTTTGCTTAGGCCCTCCAATATCTTTTGCAGTTTCCTTGCCATCTAAAAAGTACAGAACTATGAACACATTAGACTTGAAatgaacataataaaaaaaccaaaggaAGGTTTCGTAAAAGATCATCACCTTCGGAATGAACCGGAGTCGTACTCTCTTCGGTAACATCATTGCCAAGTTTAACAAAAGTAGCAGAAGAATTGAAACCAGTTGGTGTCGTAATGGAAACCAATGGATCATTTGGAGAAGATGAAACTTTTCCACCAAGAAAACTATCAATTCTCTTGCGTCGCCTAATACCAACTTTAGGCCTCCCTTTCCATTTATGAATTTGCCCAAAGTTTCCATTTTTCACACCAACAAAAGTATTCTTCTTCCCATTCCATGAACTAGAAGAAGCTTCCCTTTCCATTTCTACTTTCCCATCCTGCCAATAATCCGAATTCAATTGGCTATTGCGTAGCTCATCATCATCGTCATCTTCTCCATCATCATAAAAGTTGTTCCAAATAGCATCAAAAGGGAGTCTTTTCATAATAGAATATTGAACAGGTGAGATTCTAAGGCATGGATCATGAACTAACGTGGCTTGGAAacgatttttcttttccaagtacCCAAACAATCCATTACAAGGACAAGGCAAAGACAGTCCAAATAAACCCAGAAATCTTGAAGCCAAATAAGCCAGAGTTGATCCACAAAGATATAAATAAGCTATGAATAGATCAAGGAAAGCACCCACAATACCAGTGAATGTCCATGAATTCATCACATTGCATGCCATTGAAAAAGTACCAAGTTTTCGTATTTGGAACAGATAGTTACAATCCGGGTAACTCACCCCGTGTTGGTTTTGATTATCTCAGTCATTTGAGACTAAAAAACTCATCAAAAATTTGGTCCTTGAATCAACATAAAGGTTGAGGAAGAATAGGAGAGAAAGCGGGCTTCTTTTCTGAaagtttctatttttattttgaccaATTGAATTGGATGGCATTTATGGTCGAATTATAATTGAATCGATTCAGTTCGAATTTTTAGGTAACCCCATATTCAAAAGGATCAGCTcttagcatatatatatatatatatatatatagaacaATGATAATacagttgaaaaaaaaaactacatttTAGATTAACTAGACAGAAgagtaaaacaaaaagaaaatataataagagAAGGTACCATTTCTAAGATGGAAATGTCTTACAACTCAACTAATATTAGGCATTACCCACTCTATTTCTTGCCTTATGCCACCCAAGGGAAAAGGGTCACCGATACCAAATGGGGGCCTTGGCCTTTTCATTGTAACGGCCTGTGACCCGACACCCGTTTGTGACAAAGGGCTTCTGCTGGAAGTCAAGAAGCTTTCAATGGAGCAGTCACCAATTCGGGTTGGCATATTGGAAGCAGTTTTGTTCTCTAGAGCTGCAGTGAATTCAGACAAGGAAGGCAATTTTATGTTATCGAGAGGGATCATCCCTTGACAATCGTTAGATACCTTGATAGCCAATTCGGAAAGTTCTTCTCTGGCTGCTTCTAGACCAGTAGAAGCAGCAGCCTCATCATTCAGTGCTGTACAAGCTTTCTCCAGTATTGACTGTAGGTATTTGCCTTGTGCTTCAATCCGGAGTTGAAGACGACGTTGTACCTGCTAAGTGAAACCGTTAGTGTGCAGAAAAAAAATGTGTAACTACAAGGGTGACAAACATCATTATGAGGTGACCAGAATTCTGACCAACCTCCAACTGTTCATGTAGTTTTCGTTGAACTTCCATCTGCACTCGAAGAGCTTCAGTAACCTGGTAACCACTGTTCGGAAGATGGAATCCAGTATTCATATGAAATTCAAGAAAGCTAACAAGACCATCAAGCAAGAGCAAAAAGAACATACTCATTCACGTCTTGCGCAACCATTCTCGAAGATGCTGTTGTAGATGAGCCAGTGTCCTGTCTTTCTGCAATTGAGGAAACTGAAACACCAAGAAATATACTTTTATCAATCAACTAAGAATATGTCTAACAATTATCTGCCATCTATCAGTTCACATAAAATAATTCTCTGGACCTCCAACGAGAACCAATATACCACATAAACATGGCAGAAACGAGAAAATCATATAAAACCAAGTTCAAAAACAATTTCGGAAATTTTATGAAACCCTGAAGAGCACATAACTAAAAAAGTtctagtacaaaatttggaagcaaattttgatgatttatcaAACCCATGCCTATAAGTACCCCAGAAAGGAAAAAAGTTAATGTCTTCCTATGTGCAGTTTCTTCACTTTGTAGTAAACCGGTCGCATATGATAGAAACATTTTGTCAACAGTCTCTTCTTGACAGAGTTGAAATAGTCAAATTGTGATAGTACTTGCTCATGACTCATTGAGCCAATCAAAGGTAGAAGACTAAAATAAGGTAAAAGGAAGAAGTTACCATATTCATTAAtgaataaactaattaatagtTTAAAGAGAATGAGTCTCCTACCATCCTTAGAGTTATCAGTTGATTCCTTGGCAGATTGTTTCCCTAGTCGGTATTTCTGCAAAAACGGAGGCAACGGTATTTCAATTAGCTTAGCCGGTAAAGCCATCTCCTCCCAACAAAAACACATACAGATAAAAATGGGTGCACATAAAAGTTCAAACCGAGCAAAGGCATGAAAGCACTAATATAACAAGGGAACAACTTCATGTCGTGACCATTGATGTGGGTAACAGCGAACCTGAAGATGTGATTTCAAGTGATAGAGGGTAAGGCCTTTTACTCCCATTGTTCTCATAATAGTCTTAGGGGTTGCTTCTGCAATGCATTTCAAGACGTTACATCAAGATTCATAACTTTACAACAACAAAATGCCAGTTCATACAAGACATAAGAGAAGGGGACATGAAGGTCGAGTCTTAAAATGCCATTGTTAATCAACTAGGTTGGTTCACATTGTATCACTCCAAGTTAAAACAGAGAAGCATGtatgatatttttacaattGTTTTTTACAATGCTATAATCCTATGGCATAATTTTTAAGGAAGAAAATACTAATACCAAGATTATTCTTGCAGACCAAGACAAAGAACCACAGTTTGCTCAAGTTTGTCTTCCAACTGGAAAGTATGGAGACCAAAATTATTGAACTTAATGGCTCCAAAACTATGTTTTGTCCTATTGGTCGTATTGTATGGCTAGATAAGTACCCCCAGAAACATAACGTGGGCACAAGAACCTACGTGTTTATGCAAATATATGTGGTTCATACAAGtataagaagaaaatccatggcaataaaatattaaacaagaggtcaaaaaataatagaattggCAGATATATGAtagaaagaacaagaaaatgGCAATGAGATAAAGAAAGTTCCAAGATGTCATGATCCATTTTCCAACGATATTAAATGGTGTGCCAATAGAAAACATGATTGCTAAATCATTACCAAACattacaaagaaaaaacaattgtggcttgtaataaaaatcaaagatgaCATGAACAACATGGTAACAACACATCTTTTTCAACAATCAAAAGGAGGatcaaaatgaaactaaatttaAAGACAATATAGAAACTAGAATTaccaaaatacaaattaataacatgtattaactttaaaacccaAGTGTTCAAAAGGCCAGTTCTCAAAAGCCAAAAATAATGCTATCAATGTCTCAAAGAACATAATGACTAAATCTCAAagaaatacttttttttaaagaaaaaaaagtaaccCATATTTCAAGAACTAAAAGCTATAGAGAAGAGATACTTAAAGTACCCAAAATCCAAAAAgctgattatttttattttttatttcttaaaaaggAACTTTGATTACCACTAATATAACACATTATCATGACccaatcaaataaaaacaaataaaaacaagcaaaaatcacatttttatagCAAAAAGTAAAAGGAAAGGATAACCCAGAAACAAAAACTTACTGTCAGGGCCGCCGAGTTGAGTAACAGCATCGACAAAACGTTCATGGAGCTCGGCCGTCCATCGGAGTCGAGGCTTGGGGTCGGTTGTTAGGACCAAACAAGCATCACCAGGCAAGTTGGTTCCATCAAGCGACCCTTGATAATCCCCCACACA of Gossypium raimondii isolate GPD5lz chromosome 3, ASM2569854v1, whole genome shotgun sequence contains these proteins:
- the LOC105796553 gene encoding uncharacterized protein LOC105796553, whose protein sequence is MACNVMNSWTFTGIVGAFLDLFIAYLYLCGSTLAYLASRFLGLFGLSLPCPCNGLFGYLEKKNRFQATLVHDPCLRISPVQYSIMKRLPFDAIWNNFYDDGEDDDDDELRNSQLNSDYWQDGKVEMEREASSSSWNGKKNTFVGVKNGNFGQIHKWKGRPKVGIRRRKRIDSFLGGKVSSSPNDPLVSITTPTGFNSSATFVKLGNDVTEESTTPVHSEDGKETAKDIGGPKQSFQGSQMDYDSFAENKSVDEKEIAMAIKRSASAQDFDGGRVLGQALDEEHATCAALYIELEKERNAAATAADEAMAMILRLQEEKAAIEMEAKQYRRMIEAKFTYDAEEMNILKEILLRREKEKYFLEKETESYKQMLYGKEQLDADMYDTAATQEPGMSSEWELLRVQQVNDLFREKDKTKVNIDFVEGIAVTELNEAATFLSSSIENSDAHMFRSDDEINAIVEDKEQCNETNPHQHLALKTTEAKMIFPYNNEKVENLGKGLHRSDSGSDFRVLDVHVINNASNVKNKEGEKRIEKKLIGVSSNSPKTCDNQTIGGIEIEPGRKGNSSERLEGLPPIHPSRPKYLHRKSKSAFDYERLKIDNEVGWLRERLKIVQLGREKLNFPAGNKGREQVELQIMEDIATQLRDRRQLTESGKALPQAPLLPPSSKVMSKKRHKQSASLGGLGSI
- the LOC105796556 gene encoding protein PHR1-LIKE 3; translated protein: MYSGIRSLSLDGCVGDYQGSLDGTNLPGDACLVLTTDPKPRLRWTAELHERFVDAVTQLGGPDKATPKTIMRTMGVKGLTLYHLKSHLQKYRLGKQSAKESTDNSKDVSSIAERQDTGSSTTASSRMVAQDVNDGYQVTEALRVQMEVQRKLHEQLEVQRRLQLRIEAQGKYLQSILEKACTALNDEAAASTGLEAAREELSELAIKVSNDCQGMIPLDNIKLPSLSEFTAALENKTASNMPTRIGDCSIESFLTSSRSPLSQTGVGSQAVTMKRPRPPFGIGDPFPLGGIRQEIEWVMPNIS